One Leopardus geoffroyi isolate Oge1 chromosome B1, O.geoffroyi_Oge1_pat1.0, whole genome shotgun sequence DNA window includes the following coding sequences:
- the TMEM271 gene encoding transmembrane protein 271: MKWSVRGACAALSSCLLLACALSAAAVGLKCFSLGSELRGEPFRLGAAAGAFYSGLLLAAGLSLLGAALLCCGPRDAPLAGSGPGPGLGVPAAAAGAPEAAPGEPGAAAGPSGPGSSQNLLLLGVLVFMLGVLSAFAGAVIDGDTVSLVERKYSHYCLPPRAPAPGPAAAAAAAAAPGPAPGAPRSRSTLDSATSAKCRQLKDYQRGLVLSTVFNSLECLLGLLSLLLVKNYRASQARRGRRGRRRAARALARPRGGPGLRAQPPASRARRGRRGRRGRRLQPRPSDASILSPEDSDVAAPGDCAGFGAHHAVSYINVGVFHALDEAGVEVCCGGHPSVELPGYAPSDPDLNASYPYCCRQPCEAARPWEPSRAC; encoded by the coding sequence ATGAAGTGGAGCGTCCGCGGGGCCTGCGCCGCgctctcctcctgcctcctgctcgCCTGCGCGCTCAGCGCCGCCGCCGTCGGCCTCAAGTGCTTCTCGCTGGGCTCGGAGCTGCGCGGGGAGCCGTTCCGGCTGGGGGCGGCCGCCGGCGCCTTCTACTCGGGGCTGCTGCTGGCCGCCGGCCTTTCTCTGCTCGGCGCCGCCCTGCTCTGCTGCGGGCCCCGGGACGCGCCGCTCGCGGGGTCGGGCCCGGGCCCGGGGCTCGGGGTCCCCGCGGCCGCGGCGGGGGCTCCCGAGGCCGCGCCGGGAGAGCCGGGGGCCGCGGCCGGGCCCTCGGGGCCGGGGAGCAGCCAGAACCTGCTGCTGCTCGGCGTCCTCGTCTTCATGCTCGGGGTCCTCAGCGCCTTCGCGGGCGCCGTGATCGACGGCGACACCGTGTCCCTCGTGGAGCGCAAGTACTCCCACTACTGCCTGCCCCCGCGCGcgccggcccccggccccgccgccgccgctgccgccgccgccgcccccggcccggcccccggcGCGCCGCGCTCCCGCAGCACCCTGGACAGCGCCACGTCGGCCAAGTGCCGCCAGCTCAAGGACTACCAGCGCGGCCTGGTGCTCTCCACCGTCTTCAACTCGCTCGAGTGCCTGCTGGGCCTGCTCAGCCTCCTGCTCGTCAAGAACTACCGCGCGTCGCAGGCGCGGCGCGGCCGGCGCGGCCGGCGGAGGGCGGCCCGGGCCCTGGCGCGGCCCCGCGGCGGCCCCGGGCTCCGCGCGCAGCCGCCAGCCTCCCGGGcgcggcggggccggcggggccgGCGCGGTCGGCGGCTGCAGCCGCGGCCGAGCGACGCTTCCATCCTGTCCCCGGAGGACTCGGACGTGGCCGCCCCGGGGGACTGCGCTGGCTTCGGGGCGCACCACGCAGTCTCCTACATCAACGTGGGCGTCTTCCACGCGCTCGACGAGGCGGGTGTGGAGGTGTGCTGCGGAGGGCACCCGTCGGTGGAGCTGCCGGGGTACGCGCCCTCGGACCCCGACCTCAACGCCTCCTACCCCTACTGCTGCCGGCAGCCCTGCGAGGCCGCGCGCCCCTGGGAGCCGAGCCGGGCCTGCTGA